CCTATGGGCCTGGTATGACAACACCCAAACCAATCGAGAGGAGGCTATCGGTTTTGGCCGAGGTTTACAGGCGGTGAACATTTTGCGCAACCACCAAGAAGATAAACAACGGGGAGTCAACTTCTTCCCCGATGGCTGGCGTTTGGAGGATATGCACGAGTATGCCCGCTATAATCTCAGTCTAGCAGACTCCTATACCAGATCCTTGCCTAAAGGCCCAGCCTTGCAATTTTGTCAAATCCCCCTAGCCCTAGCCCATGCCACCCTGGAAGTGTTAGTCCTAGGCAAACCAAAACTTTCTCGCAGTGAGGTAATGGCTATAGTGGAAAAAGCATGTAGATGATCGTACTACAGGATTTCCCTGGGGCTTTCCTCGGGGTGTTTTGTTATCATAACCCCCTTTTTGGGATAGAATTTTAGGGATGCCCCCCAGGCGCCGCAAGGTAAAGTAAACTGTGAAGTAAACTAAAGTAAAGTAAATTGTTGTTAAATAAGGGGATAGAGGCAAAAATATGGCAGCGGACTACTACGAGATTCTTGGAGTGCCAAGGACGGCTACGGAAAAGGAAATAAAAGAGGCCTACCGCAGACTGGCTAAAAAATACCACCCCGATGTGAATAAAGATCCCGGGGCAGAAGAAAAAT
This genomic window from Geminocystis sp. M7585_C2015_104 contains:
- a CDS encoding phytoene/squalene synthase family protein: LWAWYDNTQTNREEAIGFGRGLQAVNILRNHQEDKQRGVNFFPDGWRLEDMHEYARYNLSLADSYTRSLPKGPALQFCQIPLALAHATLEVLVLGKPKLSRSEVMAIVEKACR